The following are encoded together in the Acidovorax sp. KKS102 genome:
- the rpoA gene encoding DNA-directed RNA polymerase subunit alpha, translated as MQTNLLKPKAINVEQLGHNRAKVALEPFERGYGHTLGNAIRRVLLSSMVGYAATEVTIAGVLHEYSSIDGVQEDVVNILLNLKGVVFKLHNRDEVTLSLRKDGEGVVTARDIQTPHDVEIVNPDHVIANLSAGGKLDMQIKVEKGRGYVPGNLRRYADESTKSIGRIVLDASFSPVKRVSYTVESARVEQRTDLDKLVVEIETNGAITAEDAVRASAKILVEQLAVFAQLEGGELAAFDAPAGPRGNATFDPILLRPVDELELTVRSANCLKAENIYYIGDLIQRTENELLKTPNLGRKSLNEIKEVLASRGLTLGMKLENWPPAGLDKR; from the coding sequence ATGCAAACCAATTTGCTGAAACCCAAGGCGATCAATGTCGAGCAGCTTGGCCACAACCGTGCCAAGGTCGCACTGGAGCCGTTCGAGCGTGGGTACGGCCACACGCTGGGCAATGCCATCCGGCGCGTCCTGCTCTCGTCCATGGTGGGTTACGCAGCGACGGAAGTCACGATTGCAGGCGTTCTGCACGAGTATTCGTCCATCGACGGCGTTCAAGAGGACGTGGTCAACATCCTGTTGAACCTCAAGGGCGTGGTTTTCAAGCTCCACAACCGTGACGAAGTGACACTGAGCCTGCGCAAAGACGGCGAAGGTGTGGTCACTGCCCGTGATATCCAGACCCCTCACGATGTGGAAATCGTCAACCCTGATCACGTGATCGCCAACCTGTCTGCCGGCGGGAAGCTGGACATGCAGATCAAGGTGGAGAAGGGTCGCGGCTACGTGCCCGGTAACCTGCGCCGCTATGCCGACGAATCGACCAAGTCGATTGGCCGCATTGTGCTGGACGCATCGTTCTCCCCCGTGAAGCGCGTGAGCTACACCGTGGAAAGCGCCCGTGTGGAGCAGCGTACCGACCTGGACAAGCTGGTGGTCGAGATCGAAACCAACGGTGCGATCACTGCCGAAGACGCTGTGCGCGCATCGGCCAAGATTCTGGTGGAGCAGCTGGCGGTATTCGCACAGCTCGAAGGCGGCGAACTGGCTGCGTTCGATGCGCCTGCAGGCCCACGTGGCAATGCGACGTTCGATCCGATCCTGCTGCGTCCCGTGGACGAGCTGGAACTGACCGTGCGTTCTGCCAACTGCTTGAAGGCGGAGAACATCTATTACATCGGTGACCTGATCCAGCGCACCGAGAACGAGCTGCTCAAGACGCCTAATCTGGGCCGCAAGTCGCTCAACGAAATCAAGGAAGTGCTGGCATCGCGCGGCCTCACCTTGGGCATGAAGCTTGAGAACTGGCCTCCAGCAGGTCTGGACAAGCGTTAA
- the rpsD gene encoding 30S ribosomal protein S4 — translation MARYLGPKAKLSRREGTDLFLKSARRSIADKSKFDSKPGQHGRTSGARTSDYGLQLREKQKVKRMYGVLEKQFRRYFEAADGKKGNTGANLLFLLESRLDNVVYRMGFGSTRAEARQLVSHKAITVNGKSVNIASYLVKVGDVVAVREKSKKQARVVEALQLAAQVGMPAWVEVNADKAEGVFKKVPDRDEFGADINESLIVELYSR, via the coding sequence GTGGCACGTTACCTCGGCCCCAAGGCCAAACTCTCCCGCCGTGAAGGCACCGACCTGTTCCTGAAGAGCGCACGTCGCTCCATCGCAGACAAGTCCAAGTTCGACTCCAAGCCCGGCCAACACGGTCGCACTTCGGGCGCCCGCACCTCTGACTACGGTCTGCAACTGCGTGAAAAGCAGAAGGTCAAGCGCATGTACGGCGTGCTGGAAAAGCAGTTCCGCCGTTACTTCGAAGCCGCCGACGGCAAGAAGGGCAACACCGGCGCCAACCTGCTGTTCCTGCTGGAATCGCGTCTGGACAACGTCGTGTACCGCATGGGTTTCGGCTCCACCCGCGCTGAAGCGCGCCAGCTGGTGTCCCACAAGGCCATCACGGTGAACGGCAAGTCGGTGAACATCGCTTCGTACCTGGTCAAGGTGGGCGACGTGGTGGCTGTTCGCGAAAAGTCCAAGAAGCAAGCTCGCGTGGTCGAGGCTCTGCAACTGGCAGCCCAAGTGGGCATGCCTGCCTGGGTGGAAGTGAACGCCGACAAGGCTGAAGGCGTGTTCAAGAAGGTGCCTGACCGCGACGAGTTCGGCGCTGACATCAACGAATCGCTGATCGTTGAGTTGTACTCGCGTTAA
- the rpsK gene encoding 30S ribosomal protein S11 — protein MAKSPANNAAQRVRKKVRKNVSDGIAHVHASFNNTIITITDRQGNALSWASSGGQGFKGSRKSTPFAAQVASEVAGRAAIDQGIKNLDVEIKGPGPGRESSVRALGALGIRITSISDVTPVPHNGCRPQKRRRI, from the coding sequence ATGGCTAAGTCTCCTGCCAATAACGCAGCTCAGCGCGTCCGCAAGAAGGTCCGGAAGAACGTTTCGGACGGCATTGCCCACGTGCACGCCTCGTTCAACAACACCATCATCACGATCACCGATCGCCAGGGCAACGCTCTGTCGTGGGCTTCGTCCGGTGGCCAAGGTTTCAAGGGCTCGCGCAAGTCCACCCCCTTTGCAGCCCAGGTGGCTTCCGAAGTGGCCGGCCGCGCTGCCATCGATCAAGGTATCAAGAACCTTGATGTGGAAATCAAGGGCCCAGGTCCTGGTCGTGAGTCGTCGGTGCGCGCACTGGGCGCACTGGGCATCCGCATCACATCGATCTCCGATGTGACCCCGGTGCCTCACAACGGCTGCCGCCCTCAAAAGCGCCGTCGTATCTAA
- the rpsM gene encoding 30S ribosomal protein S13, whose protein sequence is MARIAGINIPPHKHAEIGLTAIFGIGRTRARKICEATGIAYSKKIKDLTDGDLEKIREQIEQFTIEGDLRRETTMNIKRLMDIGCYRGFRHRRGLPMRGQRTRTNARTRKGPRKGAAALKK, encoded by the coding sequence ATGGCACGTATCGCTGGCATTAACATTCCGCCGCACAAGCACGCGGAAATCGGTTTGACCGCCATTTTTGGCATCGGTCGCACCCGCGCTCGCAAGATTTGCGAAGCAACTGGTATCGCTTACTCCAAGAAGATCAAGGATCTGACGGACGGCGATCTGGAAAAAATTCGCGAGCAAATCGAGCAGTTCACCATTGAAGGTGACCTGCGCCGCGAAACCACGATGAACATCAAGCGTTTGATGGACATCGGCTGCTATCGTGGCTTCCGCCATCGCCGCGGTCTGCCAATGCGTGGTCAGCGCACTCGTACCAATGCACGCACTCGCAAGGGTCCGCGCAAGGGTGCTGCTGCACTGAAGAAATAA
- the rpmJ gene encoding 50S ribosomal protein L36, with the protein MRVSASVKKICRNCKIIRRKGVVRVICTDLRHKQRQG; encoded by the coding sequence ATGAGAGTTTCGGCTTCGGTCAAAAAAATCTGCCGCAACTGCAAGATCATCCGCCGCAAGGGTGTGGTGCGTGTGATCTGCACGGATCTGCGTCACAAGCAGCGCCAAGGTTGA
- the secY gene encoding preprotein translocase subunit SecY, which translates to MATSAAQIAKTGKFGDLRRRLVFLLLALVVYRIGAHIPVPGIDPAQLQQLFSGQQGGILNLFNMFSGGALSRFTVFALGIMPYISASIIMQLMTYVLPAFEQLKKEGEAGRRKITQYTRYGTLGLALFQSLGIAVALESSAGLVLSPGFGFRLTAVVSLTAGTMFLMWLGEQITERGLGNGISILIFGGIAAGLPSSIGGLLELVRTGAMSILAAIFIVIVVGLVTYFVVFVERGQRKILVNYARRQVGNKVYGGQSSHLPLKLNMAGVIPPIFASSIILLPATVVNWFSAGESMRWLKDISGALTPGQPIYVMFYAAAIVFFCFFYTALVFNSRETADNLKKSGAFIPGIRPGEQTARYIDKILVRLTLAGAVYITFVCLLPEFLILKYNVPFYFGGTSLLIIVVVTMDFMAQVQNYMMSQQYESLLKKANFKGGAGG; encoded by the coding sequence GTGGCTACTAGCGCGGCTCAAATTGCAAAGACCGGAAAATTCGGCGACCTGCGTCGGCGTCTGGTTTTTCTGTTGCTGGCGCTGGTCGTGTATCGCATCGGGGCGCATATCCCTGTGCCAGGCATCGATCCAGCCCAACTTCAGCAGCTGTTCAGTGGCCAGCAGGGCGGCATCCTGAACTTGTTCAACATGTTCTCGGGTGGCGCGCTGTCGCGTTTCACGGTGTTTGCTTTGGGGATCATGCCGTACATCTCGGCATCGATCATCATGCAGCTGATGACGTACGTGCTGCCCGCCTTCGAGCAGTTGAAGAAGGAAGGCGAAGCCGGCCGCCGGAAGATCACGCAGTACACCCGTTATGGGACCCTGGGCTTGGCCCTGTTCCAGTCGCTGGGTATTGCAGTAGCCCTTGAAAGCTCTGCAGGTCTGGTACTGAGCCCCGGTTTTGGCTTCCGCCTGACGGCAGTGGTCAGCCTGACCGCAGGAACGATGTTTCTGATGTGGCTGGGTGAGCAGATCACGGAGCGTGGTCTGGGTAACGGGATCTCGATCCTGATCTTCGGCGGTATCGCTGCCGGTCTGCCCAGCTCTATCGGTGGCCTTCTGGAACTGGTACGCACCGGTGCAATGAGCATCCTTGCAGCGATCTTCATCGTCATCGTGGTGGGTCTCGTGACTTACTTCGTGGTGTTCGTGGAGCGTGGTCAGCGCAAGATCTTGGTGAATTACGCACGACGACAAGTCGGCAACAAGGTGTATGGCGGCCAGTCGTCGCACTTGCCCTTGAAGCTGAACATGGCGGGTGTGATTCCTCCGATCTTCGCATCGTCGATCATCCTGCTGCCTGCAACCGTGGTGAACTGGTTCAGCGCTGGCGAATCGATGCGTTGGCTCAAGGACATCTCGGGTGCACTGACGCCAGGTCAGCCGATCTATGTGATGTTCTACGCTGCAGCGATCGTCTTCTTCTGCTTCTTCTACACGGCTTTGGTGTTCAACAGCCGCGAGACAGCAGACAACCTGAAGAAGAGCGGCGCGTTCATTCCGGGCATTCGTCCAGGTGAGCAAACTGCACGCTACATCGACAAGATCCTGGTTCGCCTGACGTTGGCGGGCGCGGTGTACATCACTTTTGTGTGTCTGCTGCCCGAGTTCCTGATCCTGAAGTACAACGTTCCGTTTTACTTTGGCGGAACCTCGCTGCTGATCATCGTGGTGGTGACCATGGACTTCATGGCCCAGGTTCAGAACTACATGATGTCGCAACAGTACGAATCGCTGCTCAAGAAGGCGAACTTCAAGGGCGGTGCAGGCGGTTGA
- the rplO gene encoding 50S ribosomal protein L15 has protein sequence MELNSIKPADGAKHAKRRVGRGIGSGLGKTAGRGHKGQKSRSGGYHKVGFEGGQMPLQRRLPKRGFKSHLLKFNAEVTLTALDQLGLAEVDVLALKQAGLVGELAKVVKVIKSGSLTKAVKLSGVGATAGAKAAIEAAGGSVA, from the coding sequence ATGGAACTCAATAGCATCAAGCCCGCAGACGGCGCCAAGCATGCCAAGCGCCGCGTAGGCCGTGGTATCGGCTCCGGCCTGGGCAAGACCGCTGGCCGTGGTCACAAGGGCCAAAAGTCCCGCTCCGGTGGCTACCACAAGGTGGGCTTCGAAGGCGGTCAAATGCCTCTGCAACGTCGCTTGCCCAAGCGCGGCTTCAAGTCGCACCTGCTCAAGTTCAATGCGGAAGTGACGCTGACAGCCCTGGACCAACTGGGTCTGGCTGAAGTGGACGTTCTGGCACTGAAGCAAGCTGGTCTGGTGGGCGAGCTGGCCAAGGTGGTCAAGGTCATCAAGAGCGGTTCCCTGACCAAGGCAGTCAAGCTGTCTGGCGTGGGCGCTACGGCAGGTGCCAAGGCAGCCATCGAAGCTGCTGGCGGCAGCGTCGCCTGA
- the rpmD gene encoding 50S ribosomal protein L30 translates to MTTQQTVKIQLVRSPIGTKESHRATVRGLGLRKLNSVSELKDSPEVRGMINKISYLVKIV, encoded by the coding sequence ATGACAACGCAACAAACCGTCAAGATTCAACTGGTGCGCAGCCCGATTGGCACCAAGGAATCGCACCGCGCCACCGTCCGTGGCCTGGGTCTGCGCAAGCTGAACAGCGTCAGCGAATTGAAGGATTCGCCCGAAGTTCGCGGCATGATTAACAAGATCAGCTACCTGGTCAAAATCGTCTGA
- the rpsE gene encoding 30S ribosomal protein S5 has protein sequence MAKFQPKVQDEGRDDGLREKMIAVNRVTKVVKGGRILGFAALTVVGDGDGRVGMGKGKSKEVPAAVQKAMEEARRNMVKVSLKNGTIYHNVTGHHGAAVVMMAPAPKGTGIIAGGPMRAVFEVLGVTDIVAKSHGSSNPYNMVRATFDALVNSTTPSNVAAKRGKTVEDIFA, from the coding sequence ATGGCTAAATTTCAACCCAAAGTGCAAGACGAAGGTCGTGACGACGGTCTGCGCGAAAAAATGATCGCGGTCAACCGCGTGACCAAAGTCGTGAAGGGTGGCCGTATCCTCGGTTTCGCTGCACTGACGGTGGTTGGCGACGGTGATGGCCGCGTGGGCATGGGCAAGGGCAAGTCCAAGGAAGTGCCTGCTGCTGTGCAAAAGGCGATGGAAGAAGCTCGCCGCAACATGGTCAAGGTGTCCCTGAAGAACGGCACCATCTATCACAACGTGACCGGCCACCACGGCGCGGCTGTCGTGATGATGGCTCCCGCTCCCAAGGGTACCGGTATCATCGCCGGCGGCCCGATGCGCGCAGTCTTTGAAGTGCTGGGTGTGACCGACATCGTGGCCAAGAGCCATGGTTCGTCCAATCCCTACAACATGGTCCGTGCTACCTTTGATGCGCTCGTCAATTCGACGACTCCGTCGAACGTTGCAGCCAAGCGCGGCAAGACAGTCGAAGACATCTTCGCCTGA
- the rplR gene encoding 50S ribosomal protein L18: MLTKKEQRLRRSRQTRIRIAQQGVARLTVNRTNLHIYASVISGDGSKVLASASTAEADVRKSLGGSGKGGNAAAAQVIGKRIAEKAKAAGVEKVAFDRAGFAYHGRVKALADAAREAGLQF, from the coding sequence ATGTTGACCAAGAAAGAGCAGCGTCTTCGTCGTTCGCGTCAGACCCGCATCCGCATTGCACAGCAAGGCGTGGCGCGTCTCACCGTGAACCGTACGAACCTCCATATCTACGCCAGTGTGATTTCCGGCGACGGCAGCAAGGTGCTGGCAAGCGCTTCGACGGCAGAAGCCGACGTGCGCAAGTCGCTCGGCGGTTCGGGCAAGGGTGGCAACGCCGCTGCAGCCCAGGTCATCGGCAAGCGTATCGCTGAAAAGGCGAAGGCTGCAGGTGTCGAGAAGGTTGCATTTGATCGCGCAGGCTTTGCCTACCACGGTCGCGTCAAGGCTCTGGCCGACGCAGCCCGTGAAGCCGGCCTGCAGTTCTAA
- the rplF gene encoding 50S ribosomal protein L6: protein MSRVGKMPVTIPAGVDVSVKSDQISVKGSGGTLSLAQNALVKVSSNDGKLSFEPANDSREANAMSGTIRQLVNNMVVGVSKGFEKKLSLVGVGYKAAAAGSKLNLAVGYSHPVNIEMPAGITVATPTPTEVVIKGADRQRVGQIAAEIRAVRPPEPYKGKGIRYADEKITIKETKKK, encoded by the coding sequence ATGTCCCGAGTAGGAAAAATGCCCGTGACCATCCCCGCAGGTGTGGATGTGTCCGTGAAGAGCGACCAGATCTCCGTCAAGGGTTCTGGCGGCACCCTGTCGCTGGCGCAAAACGCGCTGGTGAAGGTGTCCAGCAATGACGGCAAGCTCAGCTTTGAGCCTGCCAATGATTCCCGCGAAGCCAATGCCATGAGCGGCACGATTCGCCAGTTGGTCAACAACATGGTGGTCGGTGTCAGCAAGGGCTTTGAAAAGAAGCTGAGCCTGGTGGGCGTGGGTTACAAGGCTGCTGCAGCCGGTTCCAAGCTCAATCTGGCCGTCGGTTATTCGCACCCGGTCAACATCGAGATGCCCGCTGGTATCACGGTTGCCACCCCCACGCCCACAGAAGTGGTGATCAAGGGTGCCGATCGTCAACGCGTCGGTCAGATCGCTGCTGAGATCCGTGCTGTTCGTCCACCCGAGCCCTACAAGGGCAAGGGCATCCGCTATGCGGACGAAAAGATCACGATCAAAGAGACCAAGAAGAAATAA
- the rpsH gene encoding 30S ribosomal protein S8, which produces MSMSDPIADLLTRIRNAQMVSKATVLVPSSKVKIAIAQVLKDEGYIDGFQVKTEAGKSELEIALKYYAGRPVIERIERVSRPGLRVYKGRDSIPQVMNGLGVAIVTTPKGVMTDRKARATGVGGEVLCYVA; this is translated from the coding sequence ATGAGCATGAGTGATCCCATCGCTGACTTGCTGACCCGCATCCGTAATGCACAGATGGTCTCCAAGGCCACGGTTCTGGTGCCTTCTTCCAAAGTGAAGATCGCCATCGCCCAAGTGCTGAAGGACGAAGGTTATATCGACGGCTTCCAGGTCAAGACCGAAGCTGGCAAGTCCGAACTCGAAATTGCCCTGAAGTACTACGCAGGCCGTCCCGTGATTGAGCGCATCGAGCGCGTCAGCCGCCCTGGTCTGCGTGTCTACAAAGGCCGTGATTCCATTCCACAAGTCATGAACGGTCTGGGTGTGGCAATTGTCACGACGCCCAAGGGCGTGATGACCGATCGCAAGGCGCGCGCTACCGGTGTCGGTGGCGAAGTGCTCTGCTACGTGGCCTAA
- the rpsN gene encoding 30S ribosomal protein S14, with protein MAKVALIQRELKREKLAAKYATKYAELKAIAGDAKRSDEERDAARLGLQKLPRNANPTRQRNRCEITGRPRGTFRQFGLARAKIRELAFNGDIPGVTKASW; from the coding sequence ATGGCTAAAGTAGCTTTGATCCAGCGCGAACTGAAGCGCGAAAAACTGGCAGCCAAGTACGCAACCAAGTATGCGGAACTGAAGGCAATCGCTGGCGATGCCAAGCGCAGCGACGAAGAGCGTGATGCAGCCCGCCTGGGCCTGCAAAAGCTCCCCCGCAATGCCAACCCCACGCGTCAGCGCAACCGTTGCGAAATCACCGGTCGTCCACGCGGCACCTTCCGTCAATTCGGTCTGGCTCGCGCCAAGATCCGCGAACTGGCTTTCAATGGCGACATCCCCGGTGTCACCAAGGCCAGCTGGTAA
- the rplE gene encoding 50S ribosomal protein L5, producing MARLQDIYRDKIAPELTKQFGYTSPMQVPRLTKITLNMGVSEAVSDKKVMDNAVADLTKIAGQKPVVTKAKKAIAGFKIREGQAIGCMVTLRGVQMYEFLDRFVTVALPRVRDFRGISGRAFDGRGNYNIGVKEQIIFPEIEYDKVDALRGLNISITTTAKSDEEAKALLAGFRFPFKN from the coding sequence ATGGCACGACTCCAAGACATTTACCGCGACAAGATCGCTCCCGAACTGACCAAGCAGTTCGGTTACACCTCGCCGATGCAGGTTCCCCGTCTGACCAAGATCACCCTGAATATGGGCGTGAGCGAAGCAGTCTCGGACAAGAAGGTGATGGATAACGCCGTGGCCGACCTGACCAAGATTGCCGGTCAGAAGCCTGTGGTGACCAAGGCCAAGAAGGCTATCGCCGGTTTCAAGATCCGCGAAGGCCAGGCCATCGGTTGCATGGTCACGCTGCGTGGCGTGCAGATGTATGAGTTCCTGGACCGTTTCGTGACCGTGGCTCTGCCCCGCGTTCGTGACTTCCGTGGTATCTCCGGTCGCGCTTTCGACGGCCGTGGCAACTACAACATCGGCGTCAAAGAACAGATCATCTTCCCTGAAATTGAGTACGACAAGGTTGACGCTTTGCGCGGTCTCAATATCAGCATCACCACGACGGCCAAGTCTGACGAAGAAGCCAAGGCGCTTCTCGCTGGTTTCCGTTTCCCGTTCAAGAACTGA
- the rplX gene encoding 50S ribosomal protein L24, with product MNKIRKGDEVIVLTGRDKGKRGTVTLRKDDSHLVIDGINLVKKHAKPNPMKGTTGGIIEKAMPIHQSNVAIFNAATGKADRVGIKVQADGSRVRVFKSSGAEIKAA from the coding sequence ATGAACAAGATTCGCAAGGGCGACGAAGTCATCGTGCTGACCGGCCGTGACAAGGGTAAGCGTGGCACTGTCACGCTGCGCAAGGATGATTCCCACCTCGTCATCGACGGCATCAACCTGGTCAAGAAGCATGCCAAGCCGAACCCCATGAAGGGTACGACCGGCGGCATCATCGAAAAGGCCATGCCGATTCACCAGTCCAATGTGGCCATCTTCAATGCCGCTACTGGCAAGGCTGATCGCGTGGGCATCAAGGTGCAGGCTGACGGTTCGCGCGTTCGCGTGTTCAAGTCCAGCGGCGCTGAAATCAAGGCGGCCTAA
- the rplN gene encoding 50S ribosomal protein L14, translating into MIQTESRLEVADNTGAKSVLCIKVLGGSKRRYASVGDIIKVSIKEAAPRGRVKKGEVYSAVVVRTAKGIRRGDGSLVKFDGNAAVLLNAKLEPIGTRIFGPVTRELRTEKFMKIVSLAPEVL; encoded by the coding sequence ATGATCCAGACAGAATCTCGGTTAGAGGTTGCCGACAATACCGGCGCCAAGTCCGTCCTTTGCATCAAGGTGCTGGGTGGCTCGAAGCGTCGCTATGCAAGCGTTGGCGACATCATCAAGGTGAGCATCAAAGAAGCCGCTCCACGTGGCCGCGTCAAAAAAGGCGAGGTTTACAGCGCAGTGGTGGTTCGCACGGCGAAGGGTATTCGTCGCGGCGACGGTTCGCTCGTCAAATTCGACGGCAATGCTGCAGTGTTGCTGAATGCAAAGTTGGAGCCTATCGGCACCCGCATCTTTGGACCCGTGACGCGTGAACTGCGTACCGAGAAGTTCATGAAGATCGTGTCCCTGGCTCCTGAAGTTCTCTAA
- a CDS encoding glycerol-3-phosphate dehydrogenase/oxidase: protein MTIATAPLPTRRADLLARLAQPHQYDLAVIGGGATGLGVALDAAARGFSVVLVDSHDFAKGTSSRATKLVHGGVRYLAQGNIALVREALHERTTLLHNAPHLAQPLPFVMPSYRFWETPFYGVGLMMYDALAGKAGLGATQFLGRESTLRCLPTARTEGLKGGVKYWDGQFDDARLALALARTAASLGALLVNYCPAKSLVHEAGKVVGFVCEDADSGQQFTVRARSVVNATGVWVDTLRQMDGEAIGRPVKPMVAPSQGVHIVVDREFLPSDHALMVPKTADGRVLFAVPWLGKLILGTTDSPRQDVVREPEPFREEVRFILEESARYLTRAPRVEDIRSIWVGLRPLVKPQDDDGDNTKKISREHTVLASRSGLITVTGGKWTTYRAMAEDVLQKCFTTGLLPEKPAGVTNQLPLVGTPREPVQHRISDAQGLHSYGSEAAEVRATLGAQTDLGGGLTEAMVRFAARFEYACTVEDVLARRSRLLFLDARKALELAPVVARILREELGSDPQLDAFLALAPQYLHVPA from the coding sequence ATGACCATTGCCACCGCTCCCCTCCCCACACGGCGCGCCGACCTCCTGGCCCGCCTGGCCCAGCCGCACCAATACGACCTCGCCGTGATCGGCGGGGGCGCGACGGGCCTGGGGGTGGCGCTGGATGCTGCGGCACGCGGCTTCAGCGTGGTGCTGGTGGATTCCCACGATTTCGCCAAAGGGACGTCGTCCCGCGCCACGAAGCTGGTGCATGGCGGAGTCCGTTACCTGGCGCAGGGCAATATCGCCCTGGTGCGCGAGGCGCTGCACGAGCGCACCACGCTGCTGCACAACGCCCCCCATCTGGCGCAGCCGCTGCCTTTCGTGATGCCGTCGTACCGTTTCTGGGAAACCCCCTTTTACGGCGTCGGACTGATGATGTACGACGCGCTGGCGGGCAAGGCGGGCCTGGGCGCCACCCAGTTCCTGGGGCGCGAGAGCACCCTGCGGTGCCTGCCCACTGCCCGGACCGAGGGCCTGAAAGGCGGGGTCAAATATTGGGACGGCCAGTTTGACGATGCGCGCCTGGCTCTGGCGCTGGCGCGCACGGCGGCCAGCCTGGGCGCCTTGCTGGTCAATTACTGCCCAGCCAAGTCGCTGGTCCACGAGGCCGGCAAGGTCGTGGGCTTTGTCTGCGAGGACGCGGACAGCGGCCAGCAGTTCACCGTACGCGCCCGCTCGGTGGTCAACGCCACGGGCGTGTGGGTGGACACCCTGCGCCAGATGGACGGCGAAGCCATCGGGCGGCCCGTCAAGCCCATGGTGGCGCCCAGCCAGGGCGTGCACATTGTGGTGGACCGGGAGTTCTTGCCGTCCGACCACGCCTTGATGGTGCCCAAGACGGCCGATGGCCGCGTGCTGTTTGCCGTACCCTGGCTGGGCAAACTCATTCTGGGCACCACCGACAGTCCGCGCCAGGACGTGGTGCGGGAGCCCGAGCCCTTTCGGGAGGAAGTGCGTTTTATCCTGGAGGAGTCCGCCCGCTACCTGACCCGCGCGCCCCGCGTCGAGGACATCCGGAGCATCTGGGTGGGCTTGCGCCCGCTGGTCAAGCCGCAGGACGACGATGGCGATAACACCAAGAAGATCAGCCGGGAACACACGGTGCTGGCGAGTCGCAGCGGCCTGATCACCGTGACCGGCGGAAAATGGACCACCTACCGGGCCATGGCCGAAGATGTGTTGCAAAAATGCTTCACCACGGGTCTGCTGCCCGAAAAGCCTGCCGGTGTGACGAACCAGCTGCCGCTGGTGGGCACGCCACGGGAGCCGGTCCAGCACCGGATCAGCGACGCCCAGGGGCTGCACTCCTATGGCAGCGAAGCGGCCGAAGTGCGGGCAACGCTTGGCGCGCAAACGGATCTGGGTGGCGGCCTGACCGAGGCCATGGTGCGCTTTGCGGCCCGTTTTGAATACGCCTGCACTGTGGAGGATGTGCTGGCGCGCCGCTCGCGCCTGCTGTTCCTGGACGCCCGCAAGGCCCTGGAGCTGGCGCCCGTCGTCGCCCGTATCCTGCGCGAAGAGCTGGGCTCTGACCCGCAACTGGACGCCTTCCTGGCGCTGGCGCCCCAGTATCTGCATGTGCCTGCATAA